Part of the Bacillota bacterium genome, GGAACGGACTCTGGCGTACCTGCGGGCCGGTGAGGTTCTGGGGGAGATGGCGGTTCTGGGCCACCTGCCGCGGTCGGCGTCGGTTCAGGCCGTGGACCCCAGCCGGCTGTGGCGCCTCGACGGGCACGTTCTCCTGAGGCTGCTCGCATCTGAACCCGGCGCAGCGCTTGGCATTGTACAACTCCTCGCCCGGCGGCTGGCGGACGCCGACCGCCAGCTCGAGGAGACCTCCGGGCGGGTGGCCGAACGCCTGGCGCCCGTGCTGCGCCGGTTGGCCGCGCAGGCGTCGTCACGAGGTGAGCCGGGCAGCGTCCGGAAGGTGCGGATCACCCAGCAAGAGCTGGCGGAGATGGTGAGCGCCACCCGCGAGTCGGTCAACAGGGGACTGGCCCGCCTCCAGGCGCTGGGCGTGGTGGTGCGCCGAAGCCGCGGCTGCCTCTGGGTCGTGCCTGACCGCCTCTAGGGCTACCCCGCTCTTGAGGCGCCCGCCCGACGCGCTGCAGGAGGCAGCGGCCGGAAGCGCCGGGAAGCGGCGGCGGGGGAGGGCGTCCGGTAGGCCAGGCAGAATATCCATGACGAAGGGGGGCTCTCCTGTGCCGACGCCGGCCGCCGGGCGCCTGCATGCCGACGACGGTATGCTGACCATCTCCGGGCTCGTGAAAACGTACGCTCGGGCAAACGTCCGTGCCGTCGATCACCTGGACCTGCGCGTGGGCCGCGGGGAGATCTACGGGTTTCTCGGCCCCAACGGCGCGGGGAA contains:
- a CDS encoding Crp/Fnr family transcriptional regulator — translated: MPASGVASSPLGALGRSPVLGALPVAALRELSATMRPVQLQPGQILFVQGDRGDSVFVVESGRLRVFRTSPGGKERTLAYLRAGEVLGEMAVLGHLPRSASVQAVDPSRLWRLDGHVLLRLLASEPGAALGIVQLLARRLADADRQLEETSGRVAERLAPVLRRLAAQASSRGEPGSVRKVRITQQELAEMVSATRESVNRGLARLQALGVVVRRSRGCLWVVPDRL